In bacterium, one genomic interval encodes:
- a CDS encoding T9SS type A sorting domain-containing protein, with translation MKNLKYLFFCLALVALSAGSAQAAIGWAGQIWPNSGLTYLPNQNIGVYVQVWKGGCTDPAGPCADIAGTLFYKRASEGAYSSVPLAFNTQIGANDEWWGEIPALALNGGEQEYFYVELTDLSDGSIYVGAQDQAGNNPPFVLNIQPGLSRDVAVTFRVDMNCVNPALFAGGMFFTGDFFGWGMCNPGGAMTDADNDGIWEGTLTFPGGYNAFIQYKFQRNDGTTCNWECGGNHTATIDDSQPTQTLDVIQYCCESWGPQEISTAGSYCVSLCCCSNELWVRLNTTYNPPIISGFSYVPGCVDCGGECTPGSGDVTYEVRQGGDGNWYMVLCLAPEAGLQIPPGEDVYAGCFCITIDGILPVEMAAFDAVGMVNAVRVDWTTATEQATSHFIIERSTDQANWTGIAQVAARGESSSETRYSYTDTAVETGVTYSYRLTVVDVNGSRTTHAQIASASPIGEGVVTEFALAQNFPNPFNPETNISYTLAEVSKVTLKVFTVTGAEVATLVNGTQEAGSFNVTFNAASLPSGVYFYRLEAGSFTATHKMLLLK, from the coding sequence ATGAAAAATCTTAAGTATTTGTTTTTCTGTTTAGCCCTGGTAGCACTCAGCGCGGGTAGCGCTCAGGCTGCGATCGGTTGGGCGGGTCAAATTTGGCCGAACAGCGGTCTGACTTACCTGCCGAACCAGAACATCGGCGTCTACGTTCAGGTGTGGAAGGGTGGTTGCACCGATCCCGCCGGTCCCTGCGCGGACATTGCCGGAACGTTGTTTTACAAGCGTGCCAGCGAAGGCGCGTACTCGTCCGTGCCGCTGGCGTTCAATACGCAAATCGGTGCCAACGATGAATGGTGGGGTGAGATTCCGGCTCTGGCCCTGAATGGTGGCGAGCAGGAGTATTTCTATGTCGAACTGACCGACCTCAGCGACGGTTCGATTTATGTTGGTGCGCAGGATCAGGCTGGCAACAACCCGCCGTTCGTTCTGAACATTCAGCCGGGCCTGTCGCGCGACGTGGCCGTGACGTTCCGTGTAGACATGAATTGTGTTAATCCGGCCCTGTTCGCGGGCGGCATGTTCTTCACCGGCGACTTCTTTGGTTGGGGCATGTGCAACCCCGGTGGTGCGATGACGGACGCGGATAACGATGGCATCTGGGAAGGCACGTTGACATTCCCGGGCGGTTACAATGCTTTCATCCAGTACAAGTTCCAGCGCAACGACGGCACGACCTGTAATTGGGAATGCGGCGGCAACCACACGGCGACGATTGACGACAGCCAGCCGACTCAGACGCTTGATGTCATTCAGTACTGCTGTGAATCATGGGGTCCGCAAGAGATCAGCACGGCCGGTTCCTATTGCGTCAGCCTCTGCTGCTGCTCGAACGAACTGTGGGTGCGTTTGAACACGACGTACAATCCGCCGATCATCAGCGGCTTCTCGTATGTTCCGGGCTGCGTGGATTGCGGTGGCGAGTGCACACCGGGCAGCGGCGACGTGACGTATGAAGTGCGTCAGGGCGGCGACGGTAACTGGTACATGGTGCTGTGCCTCGCTCCGGAAGCGGGCTTGCAGATTCCTCCGGGTGAAGACGTCTATGCGGGCTGCTTCTGCATCACGATTGACGGAATTTTGCCGGTCGAGATGGCCGCGTTTGACGCCGTGGGCATGGTGAATGCGGTGCGCGTGGATTGGACGACTGCTACCGAGCAGGCGACCAGCCATTTCATCATCGAACGTTCGACCGACCAAGCGAATTGGACGGGCATCGCTCAGGTGGCGGCGCGTGGCGAGAGCTCCTCGGAGACTCGTTACAGCTACACCGACACCGCTGTCGAAACCGGCGTGACCTATAGCTACCGCTTGACGGTGGTGGACGTGAACGGTTCGCGGACGACGCATGCGCAGATCGCCAGCGCTTCGCCGATCGGTGAGGGCGTGGTGACGGAGTTTGCGCTGGCGCAGAACTTCCCGAACCCCTTCAACCCCGAAACCAACATCAGCTACACGCTGGCTGAAGTTTCCAAGGTGACCTTGAAGGTCTTCACCGTGACGGGCGCCGAAGTGGCGACGTTGGTGAATGGCACGCAGGAAGCCGGTAGCTTCAATGTCACGTTCAACGCGGCCTCGCTGCCGTCGGGCGTGTACTTCTACCGTCTCGAAGCGGGCAGCTTCACGGCCACGCACAAGATGTTGCTGTTGAAGTAA